TCTACTACCAGAAATAGTTAGATAAACAACTGCACAAATGTAGAAACAATTCTGTGTCGTTGTTACCACTTTTTCATTATTTGTCGTTCACTAACACTTATTAGACCAACAATAACTACACATTGACCAATTTAGACGAATTTCAGCTACAAATCAACGTAAAGACAAACTTTTAGATTACAATATATCAACAAACTAAAATCCTATATTCAGTTTCCTTTCTCATTACTTAGAATCAACGATTTAGCCATTACACAAAATAGTAGCACAAACAACTAGTTTTATGTTCGAGCACAGCAAACATAGTCTTCCTACGCTTTCCTTAAGAAAGTTTAAAGCCATGTTTCCTATTTTCTCACTATCAATTTCTCTATATTACACGTTTACACACTAAAATTGACACCAATCTTTAATATAATCAACGCATATACAAGTATAATCTCGTTTTTTTGCTGTAATTTTGCACCACTAATATAAAACACTCTAAATGATGAAGAAAATACTGTTACTCGGTTCTGGAGAACTAGGAAAAGAATTTGTAATTTCAGCTCAACGTAAAGGTCAACACATCATTGCTTGCGACTCATACGCGGGAGCACCTGCTATGCAAGTGGCTGATGAATTTGAAGTATTCGATATGCTGAACGGTGAAGAACTGGAGCGCGCTGTAAAGAAACACCAGCCGGACATTATCGTTCCGGAGATTGAAGCGATCCGCACGGAACGTTTGTATGACTTCGAAAAAGAAGGTATCCAGGTAGTCCCCAGCGCCCGTGCCGTAAACTTCACAATGAATCGTAAAGCTATCCGCGACCTTGCCGCTAAAGAACTCGGACTGAAAACAGCCAAATACTTCTATGCCAAAACATTGGACGAACTGAAAGAAGCTGCCGATAAAATCGGCTTCCCTTGTGTCGTTAAACCATTAATGTCATCCTCCGGTAAAGGACAGTCGTTAGTGAAAAGCGCTGACGAGCTTGAACACGCCTGGGAATATGGATGCAGCGGAAGCCGTGGCGATATCCGCGAGCTTATTATTGAAGAATTTATCAAATTCGACAGCGAAATCACCCTGCTCACCGTTACTCAAAAGAACGGCCCCACCCTGTTCTGCCCTCCTATCGGACACGTGCAGAAAGGTGGCGACTATCGTGAAAGTTTCCAACCCGCACATATCGATCCCGCACATTTGAAAGAAGCGGAAGAAATGGCAGAAAAAGTAACTTGTGCACTAACAGGAGCAGGACTTTGGGGAGTTGAGTTCTTCCTGAGCCACGAAAACGGAGTCTATTTCTCCGAACTTTCTCCACGCCCGCACGATACCGGCATGGTGACTTTGGCAGGAACACAAAACCTGAATGAATTTGAATTGCATCTGCGTGCCGTGCTCGGTCTGCCTATTCCAAGTATCAAGCAAGAACGGATAGGCGCAAGTGCTGTCATCCTCTCTCCGATTGCCAGCCAGGAACATCCTCAATATCGCGGACTGGAAGAAGTAACCAAAGAAGAAGATACCTATCTACGTATATTCGGCAAACCGTTTACACGCGTCAACCGCCGTATGGGTGTGGTACTTTGCTATGCTCCGCTCGATACTGATTTGGATGCGTTGCGCGACAAGGCTAAGAGAATTGCAGAGAAAGTAGAAGTTTACTAAACAAGAAAATCAGAAATAAGATGAATAGAATCCGCCAAGTAAACCTGTCTGATATTCCGGCATTGCAAGAGCTATATCAGCATACAGTTCTGACTGTGAACCGAAAAGATTATACAGCCGAAGAAGTAGCAGACTGGGCTTCGTGCGGAGACGACACATCACATTGGGGTGAGCTTTTCGAAGAGCAACATTATGTGGTTGCAGAAAATGAAGAAGGTGTGATTGTAGGCTTCGGCTCTGTCAACGATGACGGATATATGCACACGCTGTTTGTCCATAAGGACTTTCAGCATCAAGGCATTGCGACATCTTTGTATAAATATCTCGAAGCATACGCACAAGAAAGAGGTGCGAAAAGATTAACATCGGAGGTTAGCATCACAGCAAAACCGTTTTTCGAGAAACAAGGTTTTCAGGTTGATGAAGAACAAAAACGGAAAGCTAATCAAATGTGTCTCACCAATTATAAAATGAGCAAGCAACTCTATTAATCTATATCGTTTCACATCTAAAATGCAAATACATAGAATCAGTCTCACTTACTGACGAAGAGAAGACTTATTCTATTGATAAAAAACTCCAACCAATGCGACTTTATTCGCCACTTGGTTGGAGTTCTTTTTTTAGCTTTATGGAATGTTTTTCAGATACATAACA
The Bacteroides caecimuris DNA segment above includes these coding regions:
- the purT gene encoding formate-dependent phosphoribosylglycinamide formyltransferase; amino-acid sequence: MKKILLLGSGELGKEFVISAQRKGQHIIACDSYAGAPAMQVADEFEVFDMLNGEELERAVKKHQPDIIVPEIEAIRTERLYDFEKEGIQVVPSARAVNFTMNRKAIRDLAAKELGLKTAKYFYAKTLDELKEAADKIGFPCVVKPLMSSSGKGQSLVKSADELEHAWEYGCSGSRGDIRELIIEEFIKFDSEITLLTVTQKNGPTLFCPPIGHVQKGGDYRESFQPAHIDPAHLKEAEEMAEKVTCALTGAGLWGVEFFLSHENGVYFSELSPRPHDTGMVTLAGTQNLNEFELHLRAVLGLPIPSIKQERIGASAVILSPIASQEHPQYRGLEEVTKEEDTYLRIFGKPFTRVNRRMGVVLCYAPLDTDLDALRDKAKRIAEKVEVY
- a CDS encoding GNAT family N-acetyltransferase; the protein is MNRIRQVNLSDIPALQELYQHTVLTVNRKDYTAEEVADWASCGDDTSHWGELFEEQHYVVAENEEGVIVGFGSVNDDGYMHTLFVHKDFQHQGIATSLYKYLEAYAQERGAKRLTSEVSITAKPFFEKQGFQVDEEQKRKANQMCLTNYKMSKQLY